The genomic interval GCGGCCGGACTCGTCGTCGGCCGACTCGCGGCGCGGTACCGGAAGGGCGGGAGAGACGTCGGCGACCTCGACGAGGACCGTCTCGTCGCGCTGCTGCAACACCATCACGATCGGTCCTGAGGCGTGCTGCAGGGCATTGGTCACGAGCTCTGACGCGACGAGCACCATGTCGTCCGCCAGGTTGTCCAGGCCCCATGTGGCCAGCGTGTCGTGCACGGTCCTGCGCGCCCTGGACACGGCTTCCGGGCTGGGCTCCAGAGGCGTCGCGAGCGCGCGCAGGATGCGGCCGACCGACGGCCGCGATCCTGTGGCCGCCATCATTCCCACCTGCGCGATACGTCCTGGACTCGCCGTACGGTCCTCGTACTGCTGCTGGAACGGCTGACATAGGCGTAATCCGCGTCTTCCCCGGCCGGAGTCGCCCAAGGCTGCACGGGCAGGGGAGTGGAACAGGCCCGGCCACCCGGACGTAGGGGAAGCAGCCGTCTGCCCTGGAGGGCCGGTGGGGGGCTTTCCTGCATCACGGCGAGACTCCTTGGGAAGGGACGGAGAGGAACGAGCGGGATCTCAACCACCGTGTGCGTTTTCGGCGATGGTTCGTTGCACTCGGTGACGGCGACCAGAGTGTGCCTGATGTGGATCTCACCGCCATGGCCCAGCAGATAGCGTCCGGCGCTCTTCCGGGTGACAAACGTCGCGCGCGGGTAGCGTCGAAGTGTCATCTGAGCCAAGGGCGTTGCGTGCGGAGCAGGTGACGGGATCCCCTGCAGACGAGGGAGCCGCAGGCACAGGGCCGACGGCGGATGGTCAGTGGTCTTCTTGGCCGAGAGGGGCCGACGATGGATGAACGTCCCAGGACGCTGCTCAAGGCCCTGGTGGCCCAACGGCACTGGCGTTACGGCGACTTCTCGGCCCACTTCACCCGCATCGCCGAGAAGATCATCAAGAAGGGCACCGCGAACCCGACGATCTCCGAGGCGCAGTTCCGCCGCTGGACCGCGGGAACCATCCGGACCCTGCCGAGCCCAGACGCGTGCCGGGTGTTGGAGGAGATGTTCGGCGTCAGTGCCGCCGCCCTGTTCCAGGCGCCGCCCTCGCCCGAGTCACCCGCACCCGTATTCAGCCTGAAAGACGAGATCGACATGACCGCACGCGACGCATCCAGCGAGGCCGGCGCCGCCGCCTCCGCGTCCATCTCCGACACCACCCTCGACCAGCTGCGAGACGACGTCGCCGAACTCGCCCGCCGCTACCACTCCTTCTCGGCGTTCGAAGTCCTCCAGACCGCGCGCAGGCTGAGGGAGGAAGCGGAACAACACCGTGACCGCACCCAGGTGCCCGCCCAGCAACAGGACCTACTGATCATCGCGGGCCAAGCCTGCGCACTGCTGTCCGCGGCGGCCTTCGACCTCGGGTCCCTCGACGGCGCCACTCGCCTCGCCCGCGCCTCCGCCCTGTACGGCGAGACCGCCCGCTTCACACCGCTACGGGCCTTCGCCGGAGGTGCTCTCGCCTACATCGCCTACTTCTCCGGCCGCCCCGCCGAGGCAGCCCAGATCGCGCAACGCGCGCAGATGCTCACCGGCCTCGGCGACGTCGCGCACCGCCGCCTGGCGGCCATCGAGGCACGCGCGCATGGCCACCGAGGCGACGCCGCCTCCGCCCAGCAGGCCATCGACGTCTCCCATCGGGAGGGACGCGGGGAGACCGACGACCTGCACGACGGCGTGGCCGGCGAATTCGGCTTCCCCGGCGAGCGGTTGGCCATGTCCAACGCCTCGACCTGCCTGCTCCTCGGTGACGGCGAACAGGCCGAGGCCGCAGCCAGCACCGCCCTGGAGATGGTAACCAGCAAGCCCGAGGCACTCCGCTCCGCACGCGTCGTGGGCGGCGCCGCCGCGGACCTGGCCGCCGCGAGGCTACTGAGCGGCGATCTCGACGGAGCCTCCGAAGCCCTCGAACCCGTCTGGATCGTGCCAGGTGAGCAACGCGCCACCGGCCTGCTGACCCGCACCGCGCGCATCCGCCGGGCCCTGACCGACGAACGCTTCCACCGAACGCCCCTCGCCGACGACATCGGCGATCGCCTGGAGCACTTCAGCCGACTCGCCGCCCAGCACCAACTCGGCGCGGGCGCCGGAGCGGTGGCCGCCCTGGAGGGCTGAGGCGACTCAGGAGCCGGAGGCCAGGGCAGCGAGGATCTTAGCCTCCTTCTCGGG from Streptomyces sp. B21-083 carries:
- a CDS encoding ATP-binding protein; the encoded protein is MAATGSRPSVGRILRALATPLEPSPEAVSRARRTVHDTLATWGLDNLADDMVLVASELVTNALQHASGPIVMVLQQRDETVLVEVADVSPALPVPRRESADDESGRGLALVEAFSDGWGYRRRGNRRGKWVWCSWSLSPMATKHVDQPVPLEAAS
- a CDS encoding DNA-binding protein — translated: MDERPRTLLKALVAQRHWRYGDFSAHFTRIAEKIIKKGTANPTISEAQFRRWTAGTIRTLPSPDACRVLEEMFGVSAAALFQAPPSPESPAPVFSLKDEIDMTARDASSEAGAAASASISDTTLDQLRDDVAELARRYHSFSAFEVLQTARRLREEAEQHRDRTQVPAQQQDLLIIAGQACALLSAAAFDLGSLDGATRLARASALYGETARFTPLRAFAGGALAYIAYFSGRPAEAAQIAQRAQMLTGLGDVAHRRLAAIEARAHGHRGDAASAQQAIDVSHREGRGETDDLHDGVAGEFGFPGERLAMSNASTCLLLGDGEQAEAAASTALEMVTSKPEALRSARVVGGAAADLAAARLLSGDLDGASEALEPVWIVPGEQRATGLLTRTARIRRALTDERFHRTPLADDIGDRLEHFSRLAAQHQLGAGAGAVAALEG